The following proteins are encoded in a genomic region of Alteromonadaceae bacterium 2753L.S.0a.02:
- a CDS encoding DNA-binding winged helix-turn-helix (wHTH) protein has translation MSDYCFDDFRFNTKNHRLSKQGELLPLRPKTAQLLALFIQNPGRLFSKRELITEIWGSPNGEEQGLFQLISELRKLPAQYELIRTQPNQGYCWVANTREVRHRRKYLWLSAAAAACLLVGVVTALNFAKQPEPFRGMPGLQALSEGALSLQGGNPKEAGEWLTFALTENPQSLEARLLLAESLYQQGRLVEASDYLRPVLDDHAASPLHPSSYDKMVAAELMSRIYQQNGKLEQALEFARKGLHENVQAQCTVALLDDRISYLEKVTGEASDSSLSSAVEASSKKTQDPEYNTYCNQLQPQSVIFDWLPLGHSAAKSFRRALSQLSLGVSSHS, from the coding sequence ATGAGTGATTATTGCTTCGATGATTTTCGCTTCAACACCAAGAATCATCGTCTTTCAAAGCAGGGAGAATTATTACCACTTCGACCGAAAACCGCGCAACTGTTGGCTTTGTTTATTCAAAATCCCGGTCGTTTGTTCAGCAAACGCGAGTTGATCACCGAAATATGGGGTTCACCCAACGGCGAAGAACAAGGCTTGTTCCAGCTAATAAGCGAACTGCGCAAGTTACCTGCGCAATACGAACTCATCCGAACTCAACCCAACCAGGGCTACTGCTGGGTGGCTAACACCCGCGAAGTGCGCCACCGACGAAAATATCTGTGGTTGAGCGCAGCTGCCGCTGCCTGTTTACTGGTTGGTGTCGTTACCGCCTTAAACTTTGCCAAACAACCCGAACCCTTCAGGGGAATGCCTGGGTTACAAGCGCTCTCTGAAGGTGCCCTATCGTTGCAGGGCGGCAACCCTAAAGAGGCAGGCGAATGGCTCACATTTGCGCTAACGGAAAACCCACAATCTCTGGAGGCCCGTTTGCTGCTGGCCGAGAGCCTCTATCAACAGGGGCGCCTTGTGGAAGCCAGCGATTACCTGAGGCCGGTGCTCGACGACCACGCCGCTTCGCCATTACACCCAAGTAGTTACGATAAAATGGTTGCCGCCGAATTGATGAGCCGAATCTACCAGCAAAACGGGAAACTGGAACAGGCTCTGGAATTTGCACGCAAGGGTTTACACGAAAATGTCCAGGCACAGTGCACCGTGGCCTTGCTGGATGATCGTATCAGCTACCTTGAAAAAGTTACTGGCGAGGCATCCGACAGTTCACTCTCTTCGGCGGTTGAGGCAAGCTCTAAAAAAACACAAGACCCCGAATACAACACCTATTGTAACCAGCTCCAACCACAATCAGTCATATTTGATTGGTTACCGTTAGGACACTCTGCAGCCAAATCCTTCCGTAGGGCCTTATCGCAACTTTCTCTCGGCGTATCAAGCCATTCCTAA
- a CDS encoding quercetin dioxygenase-like cupin family protein, with the protein MTVKILLALFCFMVSGLSSAASDDVLLQQLLATELQSTPGTQVRVSRVSIPAHTSLPKHWHPGEEFAYLLDGEVTLWQLDKPEIAYKKGELVNIPAKQVHTAITGAIGVELLIFRIHEKGQPERVLAAQ; encoded by the coding sequence ATGACGGTTAAAATACTGCTGGCACTATTTTGCTTTATGGTGAGCGGACTAAGTTCCGCTGCTTCGGATGATGTGTTGCTGCAACAACTCCTCGCAACGGAATTGCAAAGCACACCGGGAACCCAGGTAAGGGTTAGCCGCGTTTCTATTCCTGCGCACACATCTCTGCCGAAACACTGGCACCCGGGTGAGGAGTTTGCCTACCTCTTGGATGGCGAAGTCACTCTTTGGCAATTAGATAAACCAGAGATTGCCTATAAAAAAGGTGAACTTGTGAACATACCGGCGAAACAGGTTCATACTGCAATTACCGGCGCGATTGGGGTGGAATTGTTGATATTTCGCATTCACGAAAAAGGTCAGCCGGAGCGCGTGCTGGCCGCGCAATAA
- a CDS encoding subtilisin family serine protease, whose amino-acid sequence MFYITPRATGATVTRTSRSSAKTSQITSPDITAGDIILHQYTDGRLLVSSGDKIGAHNKNWQETEWQNANVFGTTLQIIPDKIDINPQKPRHLLFFAGPIDVAWKKTLSDLDLQIQFLCPPYGVGIRTPTSSKVLEDCRQKLAALIAIQPLTAAMCARRYQRTSALKFPGILELVVFDKTDVASVLTQMQNSAAQVVEQSDYKIFCNSATNTLNFAKLSGVKLADPVDLPVCADTTLIDNPLRQSTGATDQVQIHEAALPLTGEGEILSVVDTGLDSGDIANLHADFNGRVTALISWPSRPAWAPYLNEPNGNDGPSDESSGHGTHVAGLALGSGSKSRGRYQGLAPAAQLVFTAMEQKVEIASQWQNRIANGFYLIGRPADLRDLYKKAAEYGAFIHVNAWGTESLGQYTSDSWEVDDFLWDNPEQLLLFAAGNSATASSRQRELDPGSLYAPASAKNVLTIGACEGPQQGVGILGNWEVFDRNGTRFANPQTRSDAISGEPEHIALFSSTGPTRDGRMKPEICFPGTNLAAPRSQKIRTAGWGWASPMPWYMYMGGTSQATGVAGGVAGLLRQAWREHLGKAPSGCALKALLCSATEPVVSRSEGNPLPVWIAGYGRSYLQKALPGERVLLDNPKKLNTGDRYEMQFGLKRRVPFVVVLSWYDPPGETLVNQLHLQLLGENCEYWGNHLSNGNRQDMLNNTQRIDADLGAGRYTLLVHGHNIPQGPQSFVLVFSNLAEPIQPEDTSNQQRLPVEWLKGIGRAREKRLIASGLLYAHQLAESSPQQLKVAMQASLKVAKKLQARAESAVALVKDLTTGTEHCTLADLLEHASPPTAASALAELIDKDNHRDIHCLV is encoded by the coding sequence ATGTTTTATATTACTCCGCGCGCCACCGGCGCCACTGTTACTCGCACGTCCCGCTCTTCAGCAAAAACTTCGCAAATTACGTCACCCGATATAACAGCCGGCGATATTATTTTGCACCAGTATACCGATGGGCGCTTACTGGTTTCTTCTGGCGATAAAATTGGCGCGCATAATAAAAATTGGCAGGAAACCGAATGGCAGAATGCCAACGTGTTTGGCACGACGCTACAAATTATTCCCGATAAAATTGATATTAACCCTCAAAAACCACGACACCTGTTGTTTTTTGCAGGCCCCATTGATGTGGCCTGGAAAAAAACCTTAAGCGACCTGGACCTGCAAATTCAGTTTTTATGTCCGCCCTATGGTGTAGGCATTCGAACCCCGACATCCAGTAAAGTGCTGGAGGATTGTCGCCAAAAACTCGCAGCATTAATTGCAATTCAACCGTTAACTGCAGCAATGTGTGCACGGCGTTACCAACGTACGTCTGCGTTAAAATTTCCCGGCATTTTGGAGCTTGTGGTATTCGATAAAACAGACGTCGCGTCGGTGTTAACACAGATGCAAAATTCCGCCGCACAGGTCGTGGAACAGAGCGACTATAAAATATTTTGTAATAGCGCCACTAACACCTTGAATTTTGCCAAGCTCTCCGGTGTGAAGCTGGCCGACCCGGTAGATCTTCCTGTGTGCGCCGATACAACGCTTATCGACAACCCCCTGCGGCAATCCACAGGTGCAACAGACCAAGTACAAATTCACGAAGCCGCGCTGCCATTAACCGGCGAGGGTGAAATTCTGAGCGTGGTTGATACCGGCTTGGATTCTGGCGATATAGCTAATCTGCATGCTGATTTTAACGGTAGGGTAACCGCACTCATCAGTTGGCCTTCACGACCGGCCTGGGCGCCATATTTAAACGAACCCAACGGCAATGATGGCCCCTCCGATGAAAGCAGCGGCCATGGTACTCATGTGGCGGGTTTAGCCCTGGGCAGCGGTTCCAAAAGTCGCGGTCGTTATCAGGGCTTGGCGCCGGCGGCGCAGCTGGTGTTTACCGCGATGGAACAAAAAGTGGAAATTGCCAGCCAGTGGCAAAATCGCATCGCCAACGGGTTCTATTTGATTGGCCGCCCCGCCGACCTACGAGACTTATATAAAAAGGCGGCCGAATATGGAGCGTTTATCCATGTAAACGCGTGGGGAACTGAAAGCCTTGGTCAATACACCAGTGACAGCTGGGAAGTCGACGATTTTCTATGGGATAACCCGGAACAACTACTCTTGTTTGCTGCGGGCAACAGTGCCACCGCTTCGAGCCGTCAGCGGGAACTGGACCCGGGTAGTTTGTACGCACCGGCCAGCGCCAAGAATGTACTCACGATTGGCGCCTGTGAAGGGCCGCAACAGGGTGTCGGTATTTTGGGTAACTGGGAAGTGTTTGATCGCAATGGTACCCGATTTGCGAACCCGCAAACCCGCAGCGATGCCATTTCCGGTGAACCCGAACACATTGCGCTATTCAGCTCTACCGGTCCAACGCGCGATGGCCGCATGAAACCGGAAATTTGTTTTCCTGGCACCAACCTCGCGGCGCCACGCTCGCAAAAAATTCGTACTGCCGGTTGGGGCTGGGCCAGCCCCATGCCCTGGTACATGTACATGGGCGGAACGAGTCAGGCTACCGGGGTAGCCGGGGGTGTTGCCGGATTACTGCGTCAGGCGTGGCGTGAGCATCTCGGCAAAGCTCCCAGCGGCTGCGCTCTTAAGGCGCTGCTGTGTTCTGCCACCGAGCCGGTGGTGTCGCGCAGCGAGGGCAATCCCTTGCCCGTGTGGATAGCGGGCTACGGCCGCAGTTATCTGCAAAAGGCCTTGCCCGGCGAGCGCGTGCTGCTCGACAACCCCAAAAAGCTGAACACAGGCGACCGTTATGAAATGCAGTTTGGGCTGAAGCGGCGCGTGCCTTTCGTGGTTGTGTTGAGTTGGTACGATCCGCCCGGGGAAACATTGGTAAACCAACTGCACCTGCAATTGCTGGGAGAGAATTGCGAGTATTGGGGAAACCACCTTAGCAACGGCAATCGTCAGGATATGCTCAACAACACCCAGCGTATCGATGCGGATCTTGGTGCGGGCCGATACACGCTGTTGGTGCACGGCCACAATATTCCCCAAGGTCCGCAGTCCTTCGTTCTGGTTTTTTCAAATCTAGCTGAACCCATACAGCCTGAAGACACATCAAACCAGCAGCGCCTGCCTGTGGAATGGTTAAAAGGTATTGGCAGGGCGCGGGAAAAACGATTAATCGCGTCGGGCCTTCTTTACGCGCATCAGCTTGCAGAATCTTCGCCCCAGCAACTGAAGGTGGCGATGCAGGCCTCGTTAAAAGTCGCGAAAAAATTGCAGGCCAGAGCCGAGTCGGCTGTGGCCCTAGTTAAAGATCTGACCACCGGCACTGAGCACTGCACACTTGCCGACCTGCTTGAACACGCTTCTCCACCGACCGCAGCCAGTGCCCTGGCTGAGCTGATTGATAAGGACAACCACAGGGATATCCACTGCCTGGTGTAA